A DNA window from Candidatus Vicinibacter affinis contains the following coding sequences:
- a CDS encoding helix-turn-helix transcriptional regulator — translation MSNIPNYLKVYRKRSPLQQGDMLSISGLLDVSSISRYEKGQREPTKEILLVYHHIFNTPIEDFFILESQVMIP, via the coding sequence ATGTCAAACATCCCAAATTATTTAAAAGTATATCGCAAGCGATCACCTTTACAACAAGGGGACATGCTTTCTATTTCCGGATTATTAGATGTCTCAAGTATTTCCAGATATGAAAAAGGTCAAAGAGAACCAACTAAAGAGATTTTACTTGTTTACCATCACATTTTTAATACTCCTATAGAAGACTTTTTTATACTAGAATCTCAAGTTATGATACCCTGA
- a CDS encoding T9SS type A sorting domain-containing protein, which yields MRCFKSDSIEYNLQNYPCDSTWLITNENNFESNEIEIQPNPTNGKIKVYGIGSNSTYILINLQGQIVSSGNFSNGEIEIPYIGVFLLKIKNNNSYFTKKIYRL from the coding sequence TTGCGCTGTTTTAAATCAGATAGTATTGAATATAATTTACAAAATTATCCATGCGATAGTACCTGGTTAATTACCAATGAAAATAACTTCGAATCTAATGAAATAGAAATTCAACCTAACCCTACAAATGGAAAAATAAAAGTTTATGGAATAGGATCAAATTCAACATATATTTTAATTAACTTACAAGGACAAATTGTAAGTTCTGGGAATTTTTCTAATGGTGAAATTGAAATTCCTTATATTGGTGTATTTTTATTAAAAATAAAAAATAATAATAGTTATTTTACTAAAAAAATATATAGATTATAG